GTCGATCTCCTCCTTTTTGATCAGGTACAAAAGGAGGTCCAGAGGGCCTTCGAAAATCTCAAGTCTGACTTTGTAGTCGGTATCTTCCACGCGCCGAGATAGACCGGAGAACCGGCCAAGGCAACCCGGGAGGACGAGTATTCTGCCCGGCGGGTGTTTCCGGCCTTAGCGCCTGACACCTTTCCGCACCGCGCCCACCAGCAGCACCAGATTGCGAACGAATTGCTGGTTCGCCTCGGCGAAGTTTGCTTTGGGCCGTCTCTGGGGGTCCATGCCCTGATTCATCCAGCCGCTGCCGCCACCCAGCGCGATCACCCAGCCAAACCCATGCGGCACCACGGCCAGACAGGGCTCGTCGCCGAGGAAGGCCAGCGCGAGCGCTTTGCGATTCGTCAGCTTCAAGGTCGTCCCATGACATGGGTAAAGCATTTCCAGCTCATGCAGCAGCGGATGCTCGCGATCCTGCTCCAACTGGGACGGGCGGATTTGTGTCCCTGGCACCGTCGCCGGCCGGTCATTGAAGGTCATGCCGAACTGCGTCAGCAGCGGATTGTAAAAGGGCAGGGCTTCTCCTTTTCCAAGTTCGGCACTGCCGGCGATCACCAACAAGAAACCACCGCGAAACACATGGTCCTCCAGCAGCTTGAGCATCTCGGGTGAGAAGGCCTGCGGGGTCATGTTGCCGCTCAGCCTGCCATTCAGAATGATCAGATCATAGGGCTTCAGTCCCTCCTTGCTCAGGTTCTCGGGGCTGCCAAACACCGTCGCGGAGTCCTCCACCAGCGCCCCCTCCTCGCCCAGCACGGTCTTCAGAATGAGCTGGCTGAAATTGAAGCGCAGGTCCTTCAGGGTGGCCTCATGGTGCATCGTCTCCAGCAGCACGCGGATCGCCGGCTTGTTTCCTGTGGCGGCGGCAGGCTGCTCCACTTGCGCATCAACGGCCTCCGGGCTGGCAATCCACGCGACGGCCAAAAGCATCAATCGGACTCTTTTCATGTCAGCCATTTTGATCTGGCCACCCCATCTCTGTAAAGCCTGTTCATCATTTCCGCCTCAGCCTCACTGCCCGCACATCCGCCAGTTCCTGCTTCAACGCTCCTTCCGGCCGCATCAGCAGGGATTGCACACCCGCCTTGAGCTTGATCGTGCCCGCTGACTGCTCTTTGAAGCTCTCATAGCCGCCCGTGGCCTGCACCACACCTTTCACACTCGCGTTTTCGGCCTCGACGACATACGCGTCGCCAGCGGAGGCTTCATCTGCCGCCAAGGTCACCAGCACCTCGTAGTCCCCCTCTGTCGGCACTCGGATCAACCACTCCGCCATGTCCGTGTCGATGCGCCAGGGCGCGAGCACATTCAGCGAGGGACGATAGGCCAGTTTCTGGCCGTAGGTCTTCGCCGCGCTGGCAGGAAGCAGCAAAACGCCATCCGCATCGGCCTGGATCGCGTTGCCGTCTTTCACATCCACCTGCATGAGCGTGTCCGCCGTCCAGGGCATCTTGCGTGTCTTGGTCTGCTCACGCACCGCCGCCACTTGAGCGAATTCAATGACACTCGCTTCATTGCCCCAGGCATTGCGCACATAGCTGAGCACATCGGCCAGCTTCGAGTCATCCAGCGCCGGATTCGCGCCCTGGCCGGGCATGGCAAGGTTCCACTTCTGCCGGTTCACCTCGATCTCACCATACAAGCCATGCAAAGCGATGCGGATGAGCCGCTCCGGCTCGCCCGTGGCCCACTCGCTCTCCGCCAACGGCGGTGCCACGTTGGGGATGCCGTAGCCGGTCGGTTGATGACAAAGACCGCACACGCTTTGATACACCAGCGCACCACGCTCGATCTGCTTCTGCGCGGCAGCGCTCAGCGGTTGCTTGCGGTTCAAAGTCACCACGTTCTCCGCACCCGGCCACGTCAGGCACATGCGCAGACGCTGGAGCCGTTCACGCGCAGCAATCTCGCGATTCGTGGCCAGTTCATCGAGAAACTTCGGTTTCTCCGTCAGCGTCACCGGCTTGATCTGGCGTGGATCATTCGGTTGTGTCGCCAGAAGGCCATCCACCAGCGCCTCGCGCTGCCAGTTCGCCACTCGCTCGATGCGAGTGACTACCGCACCATGCTGATCGTCCATGCAGATGAGTTGGGTGAGCAATCGCAGCGTCTCGCGCCGATGTGCCGACTCCTTCTGCCAATCCTCACGTTTCAGCAGCAGATCCAGCATCGCCGTCTCCGCGCCATGCAGCCCCGTCATCACCGCGATGCGGTTCAAGTCATCCTCATGATGCGTCAGATGCTCAGCAAGGAGCGGCAGCGTCTTGCGATCCCCCTTCGCGCTGATCGCCAAGGCGGCGTGGAGCTTCACGAGAGGATCTTCATCTGGGTTCAACAAGGAATAGAGCCGTCCTCTGCTGAAGCGGGCTACCGCAGCCCGCACTCGCACATCCTCATGAATGACGGCCATGACGAGGTGCTCCTCTTTCAAGGCCTTCAGACCATCCAGTGTCCAAAGCGCATGCAACATCTGCATGGCCGGTGGATTCACCTTTTGAATCACCTTCTCCAGCAGCGGCACCGCCGCTGCATCTCCGCGCTCCACCAGCAGCCGCTGCGCCGTGTTCCGCTGCCACCCATTCGGATGTCCGAGCGCTTCCACCAACTCTCCATCACTCCATTTCTCCATTCCGACTCTCCGCTCTTTGCCCTCCGCCCTCGGCGTGTCACTCACGATCCGCCAGATGCGCCCGTGATCATTGCCTTCGTAGAGTTTGCGCTGCTCGATCTGCTTCGTCAGCCACGGCACGATGAAAATAACGTGCTCGATGATGCCGTGATACATGTCGGCAAGATAAAGCGCGCCATCGGGACCGACGCGGGCATTCACCGGGCGGAAACGCTCGTCGGTGCTGGCGATCAACTCCTGTTCAGGCGGAAAGAAGCGCGTCGCTTGTGGAGCGATGCCCTTCGTGAGCTTCAACGTGCCGACCAAATGTCCCGCCGAGTCCGGCACGAACACGTTGCCGTGCATCTCTGGTGGAAACTGATCCCCATCGTAGTAGCAGGTGCCGGACACGATGGTGTAGGTGCGCAGGCGGCCATCATCGCGCAGCTCCAGGGCCCCGAGCGTCACCGCCGGTGTCACGCGGATGGGAAAGCACTCCGCCGCGTCCTTTGCCACGTTCACATTCACGCCGAAGCTGCCACGACCGCCACGCTGAGCCAGCTTCGCCAGATTCGGATGCCGCAGGATCACCTCCGCCGGGAGCAGGTCCATGTGCATGGCGCTGTTTTCGTAGCAGGAGATGAAGCGACCCGTTTCATCAAAGCTCACGCCGAATTGTCCGCGATGCAGCGTCGGCTCGTCGATGAGTTTGCCGTCCTGCCATTGATAGCGATGCGGCCAGTCCGCGCAGTGCAGCCAGTTGTCGATGCCTCGGCGCAAGCCATTCGCCGTGTGCTGCGGATTCCCACCCACGCCCATCGTGCCGACTTCGGTGCGCTGGTCGCAGCGCAGATCGCCATCTTTGTCCTCGCAGAACCACAGCTTCGGTGGCTCCTGGAGCAGGATGCCGCCCTTCACGAAGGCAAAACTGCGCGGCATCACCAGCTTGTCGAGAAACACCGTGCTCTTGTCCGCCTTGCCATCACCATCCGTGTCCTCCAGCACCACCACGCGGCAGATCGGATCGCCCTCGCCGCTGCCCTGCACATCGCGCATGTAGCCTTGGTATTCGACCACCCAGATGCGCCCCGCGGGATCAAACTCAAAGAAGATCGGGCACTGCACCATCGGCTCACACGCCACCAGCTCCGCGCGGTAGCCCGGTGCCAGCTTGAACGTCTTCGCTTCGTCTTCTGCCGAAAGCACCGGCGCAGGCGGCACCTGGATGCGCTTCAGCAATGCCTCGCCCTTCTCCCAGTCTGCCCAGCCGGTCAGCGCCGATGGGGGACGTGATCGCGGACGATCGGCGGGAACCGTGCCGGTTTGTGCGAGGACTGGTTGGGTGAGCAGGACAACGAGCAGAAACGAGCGGAGCGGCATGACGAAACTACGCACCCAGTCGTGGCGGCCTTCCCTGGTCTCTATCGTCTCTCCTGAACACTCTGGCCACGATGTGAGGTTATGTTGCCCATGATGTGAGGTCATATTGCCCACGACATGGGGTCATGTTGCCCACGATATGGGGTCATGTTGCCCTCGACATGGGGTCATGTTGCCCTCGACATGGGGTCATGTTGCCCACGATATGGGGTCATGTTGCCCACGATATGGGGTCATGTTGCCCACGATATGGGGTCATGTTGCCCGCGATATGGGGTCATGTTGCCCGCGATATGGGGTCATATTGCCCGCGATATGGGGTCATACTGACCAAGATATGAGGTCATATTCGGCAAACATGAGCTCATCTTTGAGAAAAGGAGGCTGAATCCACCCCTTGTTGCGACTGGAGGCGGGGTTGTTGAGATTTCAGGGCCAGCCGCTTGCTGGGCACTTCCGTTTGGAGTAACCCAACGAACACCATGCAACCTCATCGCCTTGCCCCTTTGGTAGCCGTGGCTGCTTTCATCGGTGCAGCATCGTTGCCTTACGGCTACTATCAGTTCTTGCGGGTCGTGGTCTGTTCCTGGGCTGTCTGGGCGCTGGTAGAATCGTGGAAGACGGAAAAGGGCGTTATGCGGTGGCTCTTGATTGGGATGGCTCTGCTGTTTAATCCCATTCGCCCCATGCATTTCACCAAAGCGGTCTGGGCATGCATGGACGTTGCCACAGGTGCGGCGCTTCTATGGTATTGGAATCGAGGCGCTACGAAACAGCGGGAATAGATCATCCAGGCACTGATGCCTCATCACCGCTTAGTTCGATGATCTCCTCCTTCAGCCGTTCCGCCTCCGCCTTGAGCTGTTCTACTTCCTGGGAGATGCCTTCAGCCTGCTTCGCAATGATCTGGTCAAACGCTTCCGGCTCCTGTTCGATGATCTGATACAACTCGTAGCTGGTGCTTTCTTTGAGCGCAGCGGTGGCTTCGATGACGGCAATAATTTCGGCCTCCAGGCTGTGGAGGAGCTTTTGCAGTTGGTCGAGTTCGTCCGTGTCACCGAGATCAATCGCCGTCCAGCCCTGGCGCAGGATGTAGCCGGCGGGATCATCGGCAATCTGTCGCAGCGTCTCCAGATCGCCGCTGTCTTTGGCCGTGTTGATGGCTTCCGTCAGCTTAGTGTAGGTCGTCTGCTTCTCAGGATCATCCGCGAAGCGGTCCGGGTGAAACAGCTTCACCAGCTTGCGCCACAGGATCTTCACCTCGGATTCCTCCTCGTCGGACAGCCGCCGCTTGGATTCCATTTCGGCTTCTGTGTCCTTGTATTCCTGCTGGGTGCGGGCATCGGCCTCATTGTATTCATCACGCACCCGTTCCGCTTCTTCCTCGCCCTCACTGAGCAGGGTGTTGAGAAAGGTGCGGCGATAGCTCACCACCAGCCGCAGTCGATCGCGTTCTTCAAAATGTCGCCGCAAGCGCTGGAACACCCTGGCGTGCAGCGCGGTGACGTGGTTCTTCTCAGACGTGTAGGCGGCTTCCAACTCTGCAAGACGGGCGCGAGAGGTGGCGATCAGGCCACGCAGCCGCTGCAAGCTGGGGTGAACGTAGATGATGATCCCTTCGGCGTGCGTCTCGGCATCCGGGCTGGCTTCATCGTCCTCGGTGGCAACAAATAGCGCCTCGTCCGCATCGCGCGGCCCTTTTTCAAGTTCGCGCAGATACCAGCGGCCCATGCCCGCGCTTTTCGCATTGGTGGAACCCGCCAGCCATTCCAGCCACTCGCGCAGTTCGGGATTCTTGCGCGCATCGTGGATGGACTTGCCCTTGTGCTTCCCGAAGGTCAGACGCGAGGGATACCATTCCTCATGTGCGTAGTCGGCCAGCTTCTCCCAGGTATCCAATCCGCGCTGTTTGGCGATGAGGCAGAGAACCTGCGTAAATAAATCTGCCACCGTTAGTACATCACCCAAAGCACTGTGCGCGCCGCGCTCTGGCAGATGGTAATACTGCCGCAGGGTTTCCAGCTTGCAGTTGCCCGCAGGCACCGGATCAAGCAGACGATGAGCCAGACGCAGCGCGCAAAAGCCAGCACTGCCGATGGGCGCGATCTTCAAACGTGCCCACTCCGGCTTGAGCACCTGCTCCAGGTCGTAGTCGAGGTTGTAGGCGACGAGGGGGAGGCCGTTCACATAGTCAGCAAAGGCGGCATGGACCGCAGCCGCAGGCTCACCGTCGCGTTCCAGGATTTCGCGGGTGTAGCCATGCACGCGCGCGGCGTCCGGCGGGATGTCCACGTTTTGGTTGAGCAGCTTGCGGAACGGCTCACCGATGGGTTCCCAGCCCCGCATCCGTTGCGCTGCCAGCTCCACGACGTGAATCGGTGCGGCAAAACCGGTCGTTTCGGTGTCGAGGATGATCCAGTCGGTGTGCTGCATGATCAGAAGTGCTGGTCGGGGCGTTGGATCAGGCGGGTTTTGTCCTTGTCGTAAGAGAGATTTTCCAATTTACCCAACGGACGGATGTCCAATTCGGTGAATTGGTTGTTTTCACAGAATAGGTTTGAGAGCAGCGGAACAGGGGAGAGATCAAGAGTACGCAGGTGATTGTGGCTGCACGACAGCCTCGTGAGCAAGGGAACGACAGAAAGATCAAGCGAGCGCAGTTGATTGTGGCCGCACGACAACTCCGTGAGCAATGGAAGTGCGGACAGATCAAGCAAAGTGAGTTGGTTTCTATCGCATTCAAGTTCTGTGAGTAGAGGAACATCTGCGAAGTCTAGTTCGGTGAGTTGGGGACTATTGCTGTAACACAGCGATGTGAGCTGAGGAACAGCAGAGAGATCAAGCGAACGCAGTTGATTGCTGCTGCACGACAACCTCGTGAGCAACGGAACGACAGAGAGGTCAAGCGAACGCAGTTGATTGAAATCGCACCACAGCTCCGTGAGCAACGGAACGGCGGCGAGTTCAAGCGAACGCAGTTCATTGTGACCGCACCCCAGCTCCAAGAGCTGAGGAACCACAGAAAGATCGAGCGAAGTCAGTCTGTTTGTAAAGCAGTATAGTTGCTTGAGCATCGGAACGGATGAGAGATCCAGTTTCGTGAGATAGTTGCTGGTACATGATAGGTAGTTTAGCTGTGGAACGGTTGAGAGATCCAGGCTGAATAGGCCCATGGTGTCACATGACAGATCTTGAAGATCCGGCAGCGGAAGAAACAAGTGTTGTGCCACCGGCATATATCCCCACTCCACATGGAATTTGATGGATTGAATCACAAGCCCATTCACCCATTCAAAGGACTTCAGCGGCATCAAAAGCATATCCCAGCCAAGCCGTAAGATACGCCCGTTCGCAAATTGTGTGATTGGTTTCGGAATAAGCCGATCCAATTGTGTGTTTGGTTTTGGAATAAGCCGATCCATCACCGTCTCAGGCTCCAATTCAAGAGCTGTCGCCCAAAGCAAAATCTGCCGATAATCGGGCTCGCATAATTCATGTTCGCCGATCCTGAATCGGGCAACCAGTGCCGCGCTCGCATTCTCGGCGGTTCGTGACAAAGCCAACGCCCCGCTCACCATCTCCGCCACAATCCGTCCGCCCTGTGGCCGCGCAAGCGCAAGGCCGCTGCCAGGATGGAGTATGAGTGGCAGCTTTTCGTCGGGCATGAATGGGAGCTGATTTAGAAGTGGGCAGGTGCATGCATCAAGCGGAACTGCTGGTTGAGTGAATATTCGACCCTTGCGGCAAAGTTGAGGCGTTTGAAGATGCTGACTGGCCGATCTTCGGCCACCAACGAGTCAAGAGATTGCGAATTACACAAGACCTCAGTCCAAGCAGTACTTGTCGCTTCCGACTGGGATGGTGTTCGATGGCAATCCCTGCCAGCGAACGCAAACCATCATTCGAGTATCGAAAAATCGGGCCGCCACTCATACCCCCTAGTCGTCTAATATCAAAGTTTGGTGGCAGGCTCTTTTTGATTTCTCCCGGCTCAAACATCAATGGCAAATACCAGGTCGGATGCGCCCGAGTTTGCCGAGTTTGAAACTTGTGGGTCTTCTTTGCGGGAAATTCTACCGCATTTGCTTCAAGGGTTCCGTTAACCGTGTCCACCTCATTATGATGTCCTAGAAACCCAAACACTCCAAAATCATCGGACAAATCTTCTGCCATCGGACCTTCGATGGCACCTTCTGGAATAAATAATGTCCGCGCAGAGAGGTTTGCGACCTCGTTTGGCTGGAGCAAAACGACCGCAAAATCCACCGGATCATTCACGCGGTCGACTCCAGGTGGAAGTTGGGTTGTAAGAACTGATCGGTCGATGTGAAACACCTGATTACCACCCACAAACAGATTGTGCGCGCCCTCCTTATCAAAGCAGTGAGCGCAAGAGATCATCAAATGTTCATCTTGGTATTGGATCAACGTCCCCGTTCCAACGGAGTCCAAAGCGTCACCAAGGTCTCGGTAGAGGGGCACTGCCGATGGCCTGTGGTTAATGAGTGAATATCCGCTGCGCATTGTCAGAAGGTGGCTGTGCTGAGTCACCACTCACCGATTTTCGGTTCAAACGCAACATTCAGGCGTTGAGGCGCGATGATGAGCCGGTGCAAAGGATAAAGAAAAGTGAGGAGGAAACTTGGTGGTCAGAAAATCCTTCCGTTTCAGAACCATATCAGGTAAGAATGCTGAAAATCCGGTGTTGCGCTTTCATATGAAACATAAATCACAGCAGCCAGATCCTCCCCTGCACCGGCTGACACTTCGGTTTGACCGCAAGCAAATACGCTGGGTGGTCATAGTTAACGGAGAATGCTTGAAGACGTTCGCGACACACATGGATGCAGAGAACTACTGCATCAAAAAGTTAGGCCAGTGTCCTGTCACAGTCAGGCACCCGAAGACACAGCACCAGGAGTTGCCACACAGCAGCGTCTGGACAGGCGCGCCTTGGGATCGGTCCTTCGATCAGAAATGAAGCCTCGCCGCCAAATCGAAGCGTTAATTTTACTCGCGGAGCATACTGAATCCTGAGATGAGCACCACTTCTTACCGCACGGTATTCATTGAGACATACCCATTCTCTGGCAGCGGCTCATGTCATTCCGTCAGGGCGCGCCCGCTGGCAGGACAGGGATTCTCGACAGATATGAATGTGGAGTGCTCGTCCACGATGAGGGAGAAACATCCGATCGGGACCATTTTCCGAATTTTGTCCACACTGACGAATCGGGATGGCGGCACTTCGTTTTTGTATTCCCATTACAGTTGGAGGTATTCGATTGTCACGCGCGCAGTGGCGGAGCAGGCCATCGCTTCACCCCCGCAGGAAGATGCGGAGTGAGTGGAAGCCGCGGTCAGGGTGCAAATAATCGACAAATAATCTCTGGGCATTTCATGCCACGCAACAGCCGCATTCTGTCCAAAGACCATCCTACTGAGCCGGACGCACGCGGACAAAGGCGATGCGCGTGCTGACCACGCCGCCGCCGGGTGGCACGGAGAGGCCGAGGCAGTGGACGGTGCCGGGAGGGGAGCGGAGGGCGTCGCCGCGCCATTCTTCGAACTCGTGTTTCGCGCCGGGATAGCGTTCATGGCCGCTGGCGGCGATTTTGAGGGTCTGCTCCAGGCCGGGCTCGATGGGTTTGGCGGTGGAGTGCTTGAGGTGGATGCTCAGACTGGCGCTGTGGCCGGATTCCTCGGCCACCTCGACCTCGAATTGCAGTCCGACGTGGAGTGTCTCCAGCGCGGTGGGCCGCATGCGGAAGGGGGCCTGGGGTTCTGGCGGATCGAACTCGGTGGCGGTCATGTACTCCTCCGCCACTTGCAGGGTGCCACGGATTCCGGCCTGCACGCGCAGCAGGCTGTGCGACTGAAGTTTGGCGGTGCCTTGCTTGAGGCGCTGCTGGGTGAAGGCGGCGAATTCATCGGTCGTCACCGCCTGCCAGTCCTCGGCGTCACTCGCCGGGATCTCGAAGATCAGGGCTTCGACCTCGAAATCGGATGGAATGGCTTTCTTCGCGGCCGTGGTGCCGTCGGCAGGCCGATGCGTGAACAAGAACACGGTTTCATGCTCCGGCAGATCGCCACCGGACATGACGGCGGGAATGTCGGTGACTGCGCACAGATGGGTGCCGGGGGAGGCGTAACCAGCAGCGGCGCTGCGGATGGAGAGCGTCCGAAAGCGCGGCTCCCACATGATGGCCTGCGGCACATCCCGCGCGAGTTTCCACTCCGTGCGGGCGGGTGGTGCCAAGTCCTGCCTGAGATCCATGCCTGCGCCGTCCAGCTCCACACGGGTGCCGACCGGCATCATCGCCCACGCGGAGGGAATGCTGGGCATCTCCGTGGGGTAAACATGCTGGCGTGCGCTGACCAGCCGCCTTCGGACTCCGCCTTTTTCATGGGCCGACAGCACGCATGTCACCACATGGGCTTCGCCACGCCGCACCCGTGCCACCAATTCACGCAGCAGCGTTTCATCTTTCTCCGGCTGGCGGGTGGCCAGCAGGGCCTGCGCTTGGTCATGGTCCAAGGCGATGCCAAGCACCAGCAGCGGCGGCTGGAGAGGCGACCGTGCCGACGGGGAAAAGGGACCCGGCGGGGCAAAGGGGTCCGCAGGAGCCAAGAGATCTGGAGATGGCTGCGACCGGGGTGCAGGCTTGGTCTCGCCCTGCATCTGCTGCAGCACGGTGACGTCCAGCCAGCGTCCTGTGCGCTCCGCGCCCCAGGTCTGATCCGCCGGCGGCAGCATGGCGACGAGATGCGGTGAATCATCGCGGAACGCGACCTCCGCGATGATCTCCTGCTCAAAACGGTCATGCCAGTCCATCCAGCCGTGAATCGCCTTGCCGGTGGGCTTGGAGGTCTTGCGATCATACACATGCAGCCACGAGGTGGGCCACTTCACGGCCAGCGGAGCACGCTGCGCAAAGCTGCTTTTAAACATGATCTCGGCAGCGGCGACCTGAAACTCCAGCCGGGTGCCAGACAGGGCTGTTTCAAAGCTGGCGGGCAGTTGGTATAGCAGGTCATAGTTCGGGCACATCTCCGACGGCAGCCACCATTCGGAACCGGCTTGTGCCTGGGTGCGAATGCCATGCACTGCTGAACTGGTGAGGCGCGAGACAACGCTGGCGCGTCCGGTTGTCACGGCATCCTGCATTCGCTTCACCAACACCGCATCGCTCGGCGTGCCATCCATTAGCCACTCGATCATGTCCATCTCAGGCACGCGATAAATCGTCTGCTGAATTTCCAGCGCCGCCGACCGACTGCTGTCGCCGCCGCCTTGAATAAACACGGCGATCCGCGTATCCGCATCGCCAGCAGGCAGGAAGCTGGTGAGCAGGCGCTCGTCCTTCGACGGCAGCACCTCGCCCTGCCAGCGCAAGCGGTCGAAACGGGGTGCCGTCACGCTGAGCTTGTCACGCTCCGCACCCGTGGCCGCGGTGGCATAAGTCATCGACTGCAACTGCGGCGGCTGGAGATCATGCGTCAAGGCGATGCCCAGCCGTGGTTCGTTGGCATCTGCCGTGGGCGGCACTTTCTTCAGGCGCACTTCAGTGCCGATGAGTTCCTGGATTGTTTTCTCGGCAACAACATCATTGCTGTCCTCCGCAAAGTCCCATTGCGTGACGATGCCGCGCTCCTGGCCGGCACGCAGGACGGTTTCCCCGCTGTTCTTCAACTCACCGGTCAATTCCACCAGCGTCCGTGCCTGCAAGCGCTCGCGCAGCGCCGTCTTGCTCGTGACGTTGGTCATTTCGCGCTGCCAGTCGCTTTCCTTCACGGTCGTGATCGTCACGACAACCTTGTTCGCGGCATCCTGCGCCCTGGCTCCCGGCCAAAAGCCGACGCTGACGAAGAACATGATCCCAACCAACAAGCGCGTGTGCATGCTGCTTGTTTACCCGAGCCACAGGTCGCACGGCAATGTGAATCGCCACCGCCCTCGCTTTTCCGAGCCTTTTCGTTTATCTGAGCGCATCCATGCCCGCGAAGAAGAAAGCCAACGCCAAGCCGCTCACCGGTGCCGCTCTCATCAAAGAGGTGTGCCGTCGTATCCGCGTGGCGCGGAGCTACTGGGACGCGCACAACAACCGCGCCTGCCGGGGCGAGCGTGAGAAGGCGATGGCGCTCTACGAGTCATTGAGCGAGGTGGAACGCGAGAAGGTGCCGCAGGAGCTGCGGGTGTGGCTGCGCTACCGAAGCGAGAAATACTTCGGCGATGACCGCACGCCGCCAGGAGGTGGGAAACGATGAGCGCAGACACGAAGAGTGGACTGCACCCGCGAAACCGATTCCGCACGCGCTACGACTTCCCACAGCTCATCGCGTGCAGTCCAGCACTGGCCGCTTTTGTGAAACCGAACGCGCATGGCGATGACAGCATTGATTACGCCGATTCGCAGGCGGTGAAGGCGCTGAATCAGGCATTGTTGAAGCATGCGTATGGTTTGCAGCATTGGGACATCCCACCCGGTTATCTCTGTCCGCCGATTCCGGGTCGCAGCGACTACCTGCATTATCTGGCGGATCTGATTTTTCTGCAGCGTGGCTCCGAAGTGCGCGTGCTCGACATCGGCACGGGCGCGAACTGCATCTACCCGCTGATCGGGGCCAGTGAGTATGGCTGGAGCTTTGTCGGTGCGGAGATGGATGCAGTGGCACTGCGTTGGGCGAAGAAGATCGTTGCCAGCAATCCCAGCGTTGCGGACTTGATCGAGTGCCGGCTGCAAAAGTCCGCGATGCAGTGCTTTCACGGCATCTTCCAAGAAGGAGAGCGCTTTGACCTGACGATGTGCAATCCGCCGTTTCATGCCTCGGCAGCGGAAGCGGCAGCAGGAACCCAGCGCAAGCTGCGCAACCTTGGCGGGAAGAAGGAGGTGCTTAATTTTGGCGGCAAAGCAGGCGAGTTGTGGTGCGAGGGCGGCGAAGTGGCCTTTATCCGCCGCATGATCGAGGAGAGCGTGGTCTTTGCGCAGAGCTGTGGGTGGTTCACGACGCTGGTTTCCAAAAGCGAGCATCTGCCGCGCCTCGAAAAGACGCTGCGGCAGGTCAAAGCGAGTGAGGTGAAGATCATCGACATGGCACAGGGCCAGAAGAAGAGCCGCATCCTGGCGTGGAGATTTGGCGTGGGTGTTTGATGATGGGAAGATCGGGTGAAGGCGCTCGTAATGGCTTCCCTCATGAAATCGTCTCTCACTCTCCTCTCACTCCTTCTGCTGACCTCCGCGCTGCATGCCGAGGTGAAATTGTCCAAAGTATTCACGCCGCACATGGTGCTGCAACGTGGCATGGCCGTGCCGGTGTGGGGAACGGCGGCTCCAGGAGAGAAGGTGGAGGTTTCCTTCGCCGGACAGACGAAATCGGCCACGGCTGATGACAAGGGCGCATGGCGTGTGAAACTGGATGCGCTCAAGGCCAGCACCGAGCCGCGCACGTTGACGATTGGCAGTCAGAAGATCGACGATGTGCTCGTGGGGGATGTGTGGGTCGGCTCCGGGCAGTCGAACATGGACATGGTCGTGGCGAGCTACACCAAGGACGATCCCGTGCTCGACGCCGCCTCGAAGCAATCCTATCCGCACCTCCGCCTGCTGCGCAAAGACGCCAACGCGACGTGGGAACAGGCCACACCGGAGACGAATCCGAAGTTCAGCGCGCTGCTGTTCTCGTTTGGTTTCGCGTTGCAGAAGGAGATCGACGTGCCGGTCGGTTTGATGGTCGGCGCGGTCGGTGGCACGCCTTCTGGCTTCTGGTTGAGCGAGGAGATGTATCGCAGCGATGCCGCGTGCGCCGAGGCGGTGAAGAAGTTCGCCCCGACCTATGACCACGCCGCGCTGCTGGCGAAGTATGAAA
This genomic interval from Prosthecobacter sp. contains the following:
- the rlmF gene encoding 23S rRNA (adenine(1618)-N(6))-methyltransferase RlmF — its product is MSADTKSGLHPRNRFRTRYDFPQLIACSPALAAFVKPNAHGDDSIDYADSQAVKALNQALLKHAYGLQHWDIPPGYLCPPIPGRSDYLHYLADLIFLQRGSEVRVLDIGTGANCIYPLIGASEYGWSFVGAEMDAVALRWAKKIVASNPSVADLIECRLQKSAMQCFHGIFQEGERFDLTMCNPPFHASAAEAAAGTQRKLRNLGGKKEVLNFGGKAGELWCEGGEVAFIRRMIEESVVFAQSCGWFTTLVSKSEHLPRLEKTLRQVKASEVKIIDMAQGQKKSRILAWRFGVGV